In the genome of Populus trichocarpa isolate Nisqually-1 chromosome 6, P.trichocarpa_v4.1, whole genome shotgun sequence, one region contains:
- the LOC7495688 gene encoding serine carboxypeptidase-like 45: MQQKEPWIVIAAICATLIFLTTGSISEAGKIVALPGQPTVSFQQYAGYITIDEQQKRALFYYFAEAEIDPATKPLVLWLNGGPGCSSIGAGAFCEHGPFKPSGEILLKNDYSWNKEANMLYLESPAGVGFSYSANDSFYTYVTDGITAQDNLVFLERWFDEFPEYKGRDFFITGESYAGHYVPQLATLIVQSKAKFNLKGIAIGNPLLEFNTDFNSRAEFFWSHGLISDNTYEIFTTVCNYSQIRRQYQSGSLSLPCSAVNSQVSREVSKYVDAYDVTLDVCLSSIESQSQVLKQMEYTGTIDVCVEDETIKYLNRKDVLEALHAQLVGVDQWTVCSDVVKYEMENLEISTVPLLAKLLKSGIRVHVYSGDQDSVIPLTGTRTVVNGLAKELGLNTTVPYRTWFQGKQVAGWTQVYGNILSFATIRGASHEAPFSQPERSFVLFNAFLEGKQLPPPTVY, translated from the exons ATGCAGCAGAAAGAGCCATGGATTGTCATTGCAGCAATTTGTGCAACTCTAATCTTTTTAACAACAGGGTCAATCTCAGAAGCTGGAAAAATTGTAGCTTTGCCAGGCCAGCCAACGGTCAGTTTTCAACAGTATGCGGGATACATAACCATTGACGAGCAGCAGAAGAGAGCCCTTTTCTACTACTTTGCTGAAGCAGAAATAGACCCAGCGACAAAGCCTCTTGTTCTATGGTTAAATGGAG GGCCTGGTTGTTCATCAATCGGAGCTGGAGCTTTTTGTGAGCATGGACCTTTCAAACCAAGTGGAGAGATATTGCTCAAAAATGATTATAGCTGGAATAAAG AAGCAAATATGTTATACCTGGAATCACCTGCAGGAGTTGGCTTCTCCTACTCTGCTAATGATTCTTTCTACACCTATGTGACCGATGGGATTACAG CACAAGACAATCTAGTATTTCTTGAGAGATGGTTCGATGAATTCCCAGAATACAAAGGAAGAGATTTCTTCATCACAGGAGAGAGCTATGCag GTCATTATGTTCCACAACTTGCAACACTTATAGTCCAATCCAAAGCAAAATTCAATCTGAAGGGAATAGCA ATAGGAAATCCACTGCTAGAATTCAATACCGATTTTAATTCGCGTGCCGAGTTTTTTTGGTCTCATGGATTGATATCAGATAATACCTATGAGATTTTCACCACGGTTTGTAACTACTCCCAAATCAGGAGACAATATCAAAGTGGCTCTCTTTCTCTACCTTGCTCTGCAGTAAATAGCCAAGTCTCAAGGGAAGTTAGTAAATATGTTGACGCCTATGATGTTACTCTTGATGTCTGTTTATCATCGATTGAATCTCAATCCCAAGTGTTAAAACAAATG GAATATACAGGGACAATAGATGTCTGTGTAGAAGATGAAACAATCAAGTACTTGAATAGAAAAGATGTACTGGAAGCTCTTCATGCTCAGCTTGTTGGAGTAGATCAATGGACGGTATGCAGTGA TGTCGTCAAATATGAGATGGAAAATCTAGAAATTTCCACAGTTCCTCTTCTTGCCAAGCTTCTCAAGTCCGGCATCCGGGTTCATGTTTACAG TGGAGATCAAGATTCAGTGATCCCACTCACTGGAACAAGGACAGTAGTGAATGGGTTGGCAAAGGAATTGGGACTAAACACAACTGTTCCTTACAGAACCTGGTTCCAGGGAAAACAG GTTGCTGGGTGGACACAAGTATATggtaatatattatcttttgcAACCATCAGAGGAGCATCACATGAAGCTCCATTTTCACAGCCAGAAAGATCTTTTGTTCTGTTTAATGCATTCTTGGAAGGGAAGCAACTACCACCCCCTACAGTTTACTga